A genomic stretch from Tachyglossus aculeatus isolate mTacAcu1 chromosome 19, mTacAcu1.pri, whole genome shotgun sequence includes:
- the OSTM1 gene encoding osteopetrosis-associated transmembrane protein 1 produces MGCGLLVLVLVLGVCRGHSLLPAGFPQSEAPGLARAHGRALPWAPRLPAAEDLWLSLLRGEGPDPDPPDPPDCRALLVLFARSSARLTDCLVRAARPVRLCQACYPLFQEVVASMDNISRAAGPGNASESHSCARSLLMSDRMQIVVILSEFFNTTWQEANCANCLMNNSEGLSNSTIHFLDLFNITMACFEQNLQGGESNLQLRNYTDVCKNCREAYKSLSALYAEMQKRNDHESKAEHGTHLCIDVEDAMNVTRKLWSRTFNCSVPCSDTVPVIAVSVFVLFLPVVFYLSSFLHSEQKKRKLILPKRIKSSTSFANIQEN; encoded by the exons ATGGGGTGCGGACTGCTGGTGCTGGTGCTGGTGCTGGGGGTCTGCCGGGGCCACAGCCTCCTCCCCGCCGGCTTCCCTCAGAGCGAGGCGCCGGGCCTGGCCCGTGCCCATGGCCGTGCCCTCCCGTGGGCCCCGCGTCTGCCGGCGGCCGAGGACCTGTGGTTGTCCCTGCTGCGGGGCGAGGGTCCGGACCCGGACCCGCCGGACCCCCCCGACTGCCGGGCCCTGCTGGTCCTCTTCGCCCGCAGCAGCGCCCGCCTGACGGACTGCCTGGTGCGGGCCGCCCGGCCCGTGCGCCTCTGCCAGGCCTGTTACCCGCTCTTCCAGGAGGTGGTCGCCAGCATGGACAACATCAGCCGGGCCGCGGGGCCGGGG AATGCCTCTGAGAGCCACAGCTGTGCCCGAAGCCTCTTAATGTCAGACCGGATGCAGATAGTTGTGATTTTGTCCGAATTTTTTAATACCACATGGCAGGAGGCGAATTGCGCAA ATTGTTTAATGAACAATAGTGAAGGATTATCGAATAGCACAATACATTTCCTGGATCTGTTCAATATCACCATGGCATGTTTTGAGCAAAACCTCCAG GGGGGTGAGAGCAATCTACAACTGAGAAACTATACCGATGTGTGCAAGAACTGTCGTGAAGCTTACAAATCACTGAGTGCCCTTTATGCCGAAATGCAAAAAAGGAATGACCACGAGAGTAAAGCGGAACATGGAACACACCTGTGCATAGATGTGGAAGATGCA ATGAATGTAACTCGGAAGCTGTGGAGTAGGACCTTCAACTGCTCGGTCCCCTGCAGTGATACGGTGCCTGTGATTGCTGTCTCCGTGTTCGTCCTCTTTTTACCAGTTGTTTTCTACCTTAGTAGCTTCCTTCACTCGGAACAGAAGAAGCGTAAACTTATTTTGC cCAAGCGAATTAAATCCAGTACCAGCTTTGCAAACATTCAAGAAAACTGA